In Rattus norvegicus strain BN/NHsdMcwi chromosome 3, GRCr8, whole genome shotgun sequence, a genomic segment contains:
- the Mocs3 gene encoding adenylyltransferase and sulfurtransferase MOCS3, with product MAAPEDVAALQDEIARREEELASLKQRLAAALAVEPEPERPIPVMPLPSRAALSRDEILRYSRQLLLPELGVRGQLRLAAASVLVVGCGGLGCPLAQYLAAAGVGRLGLVDHDVVETSNLARQVLHGEAQAGHAKAWSAAAALRRLNSAVEYVPYARALSEAWALDLVRGYDVVADCSDNVPTRYLVNDACVLAGRPLVSASALRFEGQMTVYHYDDGPCYRCVFPRPPPAETVTNCADGGVLGVVPGVLGCVQALEVLKIAAGLGTTYSGSMLLFDGLGGHFRRIRLRRRRPDCVVCGQQPTVTCLKNYEAFCGSSATDKCRSLKLLSPEERISVTDYKRLLDSGVPHVLLDVRPQVEVDICRLQHSLHIPLSLLERRDADSLKLLGAALQEEKRNSQEGAALAVYVICKLGNDSQKAVRVLQSLTAVPELDSLKVQDISGGLMAWAAKIDGTFPQY from the coding sequence ATGGCTGCCCCGGAGGACGTAGCAGCCTTACAAGATGAGATTGCCCGGCGTGAGGAAGAGCTAGCTTCGCTAAAGCAGAGGCTGGCTGCAGCCCTAGCGGTTGAGCCGGAGCCCGAGCGTCCGATCCCGGTAATGCCGCTGCCGTCCAGGGCCGCGCTGTCGCGGGACGAGATCCTACGCTATAGCCGCCAGCTGCTGCTGCCGGAGCTGGGCGTGCGAGGTCAGCTGCGCCTGGCAGCCGCTTCTGTGCTGGTGGTGGGCTGCGGCGGGCTGGGCTGCCCGCTTGCTCAGTACCTGGCGGCGGCCGGCGTGGGCCGTTTGGGTTTGGTGGACCACGACGTGGTGGAGACGAGCAATCTAGCCCGTCAGGTGCTGCACGGGGAGGCGCAGGCAGGGCATGCCAAGGCTTGGTCGGCGGCCGCGGCGCTGCGCCGCCTCAACTCGGCGGTGGAGTATGTGCCCTATGCGCGCGCGCTCAGCGAGGCTTGGGCGCTCGACCTGGTCCGTGGCTACGATGTGGTGGCCGACTGCTCGGACAATGTGCCCACGCGCTACCTGGTGAACGATGCGTGCGTGCTGGCCGGCCGGCCGCTAGTGTCTGCCAGTGCGCTGCGCTTCGAGGGTCAGATGACCGTCTATCACTACGATGATGGGCCCTGCTACCGCTGCGTGTTCCCTCGGCCGCCCCCGGCCGAGACGGTGACTAATTGTGCGGATGGCGGCGTGCTCGGAGTGGTGCCCGGTGTACTAGGCTGCGTGCAAGCCCTCGAGGTGCTCAAGATCGCTGCTGGCCTCGGGACCACCTACAGCGGTAGCATGCTACTCTTCGACGGCCTCGGGGGCCATTTCCGCAGGATCCGGCTGCGGCGCCGTCGGCCCGACTGCGTCGTGTGCGGTCAGCAGCCCACCGTGACCTGCCTGAAGAACTATGAGGCCTTCTGCGGCTCCTCAGCCACCGACAAGTGCCGCTCCTTGAAGCTCCTGAGCCCCGAGGAGCGGATTTCTGTGACTGACTACAAGCGGCTTCTGGATTCTGGGGTACCCCACGTGTTGCTGGACGTTCGGCCTCAAGTAGAGGTGGACATTTGCCGTCTGCAGCATTCTCTCCACATCCCTTTGAGTCTGTTGGAACGCAGGGATGCAGACAGCCTGAAACTCTTAGGGGCTGCCCTCCAGGAGGAGAAGCGAAATTCACAGGAAGGAGCTGCTCTTGCCGTGTATGTGATTTGCAAACTGGGGAACGACTCACAGAAAGCTGTGAGGGTCCTGCAGTCCTTAACAGCAGTGCCAGAGTTAGACTCTTTAAAGGTTCAAGACATTTCGGGGGGACTCATGGCCTGGGCTGCCAAAATTGATGGGACTTTTCCACAGTACTGA